The following proteins come from a genomic window of Leucoraja erinacea ecotype New England chromosome 1, Leri_hhj_1, whole genome shotgun sequence:
- the LOC129699435 gene encoding heterogeneous nuclear ribonucleoprotein D-like isoform X1, whose translation MEQPMVAAGSEEFPEGAKINASKNQEDEGKMFIGGLSWDTSKKDLTDYLSRFGEVVDCTIKMDAVTGRSRGFGFVLFREPASVDRVLELKEHKLDGRLIDPKRAKAIKGKEPAKKVFVGGLSPDVPEEMVKDYFGAYGEIEGIELPIDNKTNERRGFCFITFKEEEPVKRLLENKYHNIGSSKCEIKVAQPKEVYRQQQQRGGRGGGGFGGRGRGRGGQNQNWNQGYNSYWNQGYSSYNNGYSNPGYNGYGGYDYSGYNYNNYGYAPEYDTYNTNVPPDGQSRNGIDGRGEVCGLDCLTLSAEGGCLEASGQVSRAAMERHLEVQAVTRITTNHTKEKLI comes from the exons ATGGAGCAGCCCATGGTGGCCGCGGGCTCCGAGGAGTTTCCCGAGGGAGCCAAGATCAACGCCAGCAAAAACCAGGAGGACGAAGG AAAAATGTTCATTGGGGGCCTTAGCTGGGATACAAGCAAGAAGGATTTGACAGATTACTTGTCCAGGTTCGGTGAAGTAGTGGACTGTACCATAAAAATGGACGCGGTGACGGGACGGTCAAGAGGATTTGGTTTTGTACTATTCAGAGAACCTGCAAGTGTGGACAGG GTGTTGGAACTGAAGGAACACAAGCTTGATGGGAGGCTTATTGACCCCAAAAGAGCAAAGGCAATAAAAGGCAAGGAGCCAGCTAAGAAAGTTTTTGTTGGTGGCCTAAGTCCTGATGTGCCCGAAGAAATGGTTAAAGACTATTTTGGAGCATATGGAGAG ATTGAAGGCATTGAACTTCCCATTGACAACAAGACGAATGAACGGAGAGGATTCTGCTTTATCACATTCAAGGAAGAAGAACCAGTGAAAAGGCTTTTGGAGAATAAGTATCACAATATAGGCTCAAGCAAG tgtgaaattaaagtggcacaGCCCAAGGAAGTCtacaggcagcagcagcaacgaggAGGCAGAGGTGGAGGTGGGTTTGGTGGAAGAGGTCGCGGTAGAGGGG GACAAAATCAGAACTGGAACCAGGGATACAACAGCTACTGGAATCAAGGTTATAGTAGTTACAACAATGGCTATAGCAATCCAGGTTACAATGGATATGGAGGTTATGATTACTCTGGGTATAACTACAACAACTACGGATATGCTCCAGAATATGATACCTACAATA CAAATGTGCCTCCTGATGGTCAATCAAGGAACGGCATTGATGGTCGTGGAGAAGTCTGCGGCCTGGACTGCCTCACCCTCTCTGCTGAAGGAGGCTGTTTAGAGGCAAGTGGCCAG GTCAGCAGAGCAGCTATGGAAAGGCATCTAGAGGTGCAGGCAGTCACCAGAATAACTACCAACCATACTAAAGAAAAATTGATATAG
- the LOC129699435 gene encoding heterogeneous nuclear ribonucleoprotein D-like isoform X2, translated as MEQPMVAAGSEEFPEGAKINASKNQEDEGKMFIGGLSWDTSKKDLTDYLSRFGEVVDCTIKMDAVTGRSRGFGFVLFREPASVDRVLELKEHKLDGRLIDPKRAKAIKGKEPAKKVFVGGLSPDVPEEMVKDYFGAYGEIEGIELPIDNKTNERRGFCFITFKEEEPVKRLLENKYHNIGSSKCEIKVAQPKEVYRQQQQRGGRGGGQNQNWNQGYNSYWNQGYSSYNNGYSNPGYNGYGGYDYSGYNYNNYGYAPEYDTYNTNVPPDGQSRNGIDGRGEVCGLDCLTLSAEGGCLEASGQVSRAAMERHLEVQAVTRITTNHTKEKLI; from the exons ATGGAGCAGCCCATGGTGGCCGCGGGCTCCGAGGAGTTTCCCGAGGGAGCCAAGATCAACGCCAGCAAAAACCAGGAGGACGAAGG AAAAATGTTCATTGGGGGCCTTAGCTGGGATACAAGCAAGAAGGATTTGACAGATTACTTGTCCAGGTTCGGTGAAGTAGTGGACTGTACCATAAAAATGGACGCGGTGACGGGACGGTCAAGAGGATTTGGTTTTGTACTATTCAGAGAACCTGCAAGTGTGGACAGG GTGTTGGAACTGAAGGAACACAAGCTTGATGGGAGGCTTATTGACCCCAAAAGAGCAAAGGCAATAAAAGGCAAGGAGCCAGCTAAGAAAGTTTTTGTTGGTGGCCTAAGTCCTGATGTGCCCGAAGAAATGGTTAAAGACTATTTTGGAGCATATGGAGAG ATTGAAGGCATTGAACTTCCCATTGACAACAAGACGAATGAACGGAGAGGATTCTGCTTTATCACATTCAAGGAAGAAGAACCAGTGAAAAGGCTTTTGGAGAATAAGTATCACAATATAGGCTCAAGCAAG tgtgaaattaaagtggcacaGCCCAAGGAAGTCtacaggcagcagcagcaacgaggAGGCAGAGGTGGAG GACAAAATCAGAACTGGAACCAGGGATACAACAGCTACTGGAATCAAGGTTATAGTAGTTACAACAATGGCTATAGCAATCCAGGTTACAATGGATATGGAGGTTATGATTACTCTGGGTATAACTACAACAACTACGGATATGCTCCAGAATATGATACCTACAATA CAAATGTGCCTCCTGATGGTCAATCAAGGAACGGCATTGATGGTCGTGGAGAAGTCTGCGGCCTGGACTGCCTCACCCTCTCTGCTGAAGGAGGCTGTTTAGAGGCAAGTGGCCAG GTCAGCAGAGCAGCTATGGAAAGGCATCTAGAGGTGCAGGCAGTCACCAGAATAACTACCAACCATACTAAAGAAAAATTGATATAG
- the LOC129699435 gene encoding heterogeneous nuclear ribonucleoprotein D-like isoform X3, which yields MEQPMVAAGSEEFPEGAKINASKNQEDEGKMFIGGLSWDTSKKDLTDYLSRFGEVVDCTIKMDAVTGRSRGFGFVLFREPASVDRVLELKEHKLDGRLIDPKRAKAIKGKEPAKKVFVGGLSPDVPEEMVKDYFGAYGEIEGIELPIDNKTNERRGFCFITFKEEEPVKRLLENKYHNIGSSKCEIKVAQPKEVYRQQQQRGGRGGGGFGGRGRGRGGQNQNWNQGYNSYWNQGYSSYNNGYSNPGYNGYGGYDYSGYNYNNYGYAPEYDTYNSQQSSYGKASRGAGSHQNNYQPY from the exons ATGGAGCAGCCCATGGTGGCCGCGGGCTCCGAGGAGTTTCCCGAGGGAGCCAAGATCAACGCCAGCAAAAACCAGGAGGACGAAGG AAAAATGTTCATTGGGGGCCTTAGCTGGGATACAAGCAAGAAGGATTTGACAGATTACTTGTCCAGGTTCGGTGAAGTAGTGGACTGTACCATAAAAATGGACGCGGTGACGGGACGGTCAAGAGGATTTGGTTTTGTACTATTCAGAGAACCTGCAAGTGTGGACAGG GTGTTGGAACTGAAGGAACACAAGCTTGATGGGAGGCTTATTGACCCCAAAAGAGCAAAGGCAATAAAAGGCAAGGAGCCAGCTAAGAAAGTTTTTGTTGGTGGCCTAAGTCCTGATGTGCCCGAAGAAATGGTTAAAGACTATTTTGGAGCATATGGAGAG ATTGAAGGCATTGAACTTCCCATTGACAACAAGACGAATGAACGGAGAGGATTCTGCTTTATCACATTCAAGGAAGAAGAACCAGTGAAAAGGCTTTTGGAGAATAAGTATCACAATATAGGCTCAAGCAAG tgtgaaattaaagtggcacaGCCCAAGGAAGTCtacaggcagcagcagcaacgaggAGGCAGAGGTGGAGGTGGGTTTGGTGGAAGAGGTCGCGGTAGAGGGG GACAAAATCAGAACTGGAACCAGGGATACAACAGCTACTGGAATCAAGGTTATAGTAGTTACAACAATGGCTATAGCAATCCAGGTTACAATGGATATGGAGGTTATGATTACTCTGGGTATAACTACAACAACTACGGATATGCTCCAGAATATGATACCTACAATA GTCAGCAGAGCAGCTATGGAAAGGCATCTAGAGGTGCAGGCAGTCACCAGAATAACTACCAACCATACTAA